In the genome of Streptomyces racemochromogenes, one region contains:
- a CDS encoding SHOCT domain-containing protein — protein MPGLLRGVARTAVVAGTATAVSNRVSRRQAGRWAAQDEQAMAQQQAAAPPAPAAPAMGDDMSSKIDQLKELGALKDQGILTDAEFAQQKSRILGT, from the coding sequence GTGCCCGGTCTTCTTCGAGGAGTAGCGCGCACCGCGGTGGTCGCCGGTACGGCGACGGCGGTGTCCAACCGCGTGTCGCGGCGCCAGGCGGGCCGGTGGGCCGCGCAGGACGAACAAGCCATGGCGCAGCAGCAGGCCGCCGCCCCGCCCGCCCCCGCCGCTCCGGCGATGGGGGATGACATGAGCAGCAAGATCGACCAGCTCAAGGAACTCGGAGCGCTGAAGGATCAGGGGATCCTGACCGACGCGGAGTTCGCGCAGCAGAAGAGCAGGATCCTCGGAACCTGA
- a CDS encoding DUF6325 family protein, with product MSDDIEDMGPVDYLVVEFPGNRMTGEAFPLLIDLVEQGIIHLIDLRFVQKDADGTVTALELTDLDGEDNSFGLSVFEGASSELLDQEDLDEAGNALQPGNAAAILVYENRWAAPFARALRRSGAQLVASGRIPVQALLASLDAEEDAAEGGRPAQ from the coding sequence ATGAGCGACGACATCGAAGACATGGGCCCGGTCGACTACCTGGTCGTCGAGTTCCCCGGGAACCGTATGACGGGCGAGGCGTTCCCCCTGCTGATCGACCTCGTCGAACAGGGCATCATCCACCTCATCGACCTGCGGTTCGTACAGAAGGACGCCGACGGAACCGTCACCGCCCTGGAACTCACGGACCTCGACGGTGAGGACAACTCCTTCGGCCTGTCCGTCTTCGAGGGCGCGTCCTCCGAACTGCTCGACCAGGAAGACCTCGACGAGGCGGGCAACGCCCTCCAGCCGGGCAACGCGGCCGCGATCCTGGTCTACGAGAACCGGTGGGCCGCCCCCTTCGCCCGGGCCCTGCGCCGCAGCGGCGCGCAGCTGGTGGCGAGTGGCCGCATCCCCGTGCAGGCCCTGCTCGCCTCCCTCGACGCGGAGGAAGACGCGGCCGAAGGCGGCCGGCCGGCGCAGTGA
- a CDS encoding MFS transporter, translated as MRGALAPLALAQFICSFAGSNMNVMINDISRDLDTTVQGVQVAITIFLLVMAALMIPGGKLTDRYGRKRCFLTGLAVYGVGALLSAAAPGLGVLILGNSILEGIGTALLIPPVYILTTLLFTDMTSRARAFGTIMALGGVGAAAGPLIGGLITSGIGWRAAFVFQALVIALIIMLSRRVEDPLPPDPTRPFDTGGAVLSAVGLILLVTGILAADDNLWLMLALLVLGALFLLWFFLSVRAKERAGKEPLLATSLFRNHTSNLGLVTQNIQWLVLMGTSFVVAAYLQVVRGYDAIQTGVIFTAATVGLLASSLAAARLAKRRAQRTLIMTGFVLTTAGIAVLLALVGGSPNPWAFVPGLLLIGLGLGVMLTPSVNVVQSSFPEEQQGEISGLSRSVSNLGSSLGTAVAGTILVAGLTTHAYAAAMITLAVLGLVGLAAAAFLPRGTGPSTV; from the coding sequence ATGCGCGGCGCGCTCGCCCCGCTCGCCCTGGCCCAGTTCATCTGCAGCTTCGCCGGTTCGAACATGAACGTGATGATCAACGACATCAGCCGGGACCTCGACACGACCGTCCAGGGCGTGCAGGTCGCGATCACGATCTTCCTCCTCGTCATGGCGGCGCTGATGATCCCCGGCGGCAAGCTGACCGACCGCTACGGACGCAAACGGTGCTTCCTGACGGGTCTCGCCGTCTACGGTGTCGGCGCCCTGCTGAGCGCGGCGGCGCCGGGCCTGGGCGTCCTCATCCTCGGCAACTCGATCCTCGAGGGCATCGGGACGGCCCTGCTCATCCCGCCCGTCTACATCCTCACGACGCTGCTGTTCACGGACATGACCTCACGCGCCCGCGCCTTCGGGACCATCATGGCCCTGGGCGGCGTCGGCGCGGCCGCCGGGCCGCTGATCGGGGGCCTCATCACCTCGGGCATCGGCTGGCGCGCGGCCTTCGTGTTCCAGGCCCTGGTGATCGCCCTGATCATCATGCTGAGCCGCCGGGTCGAGGACCCCCTTCCGCCCGATCCCACGCGACCCTTCGACACCGGTGGGGCGGTCCTCTCCGCCGTCGGGCTCATCCTCCTCGTCACGGGGATCCTGGCGGCCGACGACAACCTCTGGCTGATGCTCGCCCTGCTCGTCCTCGGTGCGCTCTTCCTGCTGTGGTTCTTCCTGTCGGTACGGGCCAAGGAGCGGGCCGGCAAGGAGCCCCTCCTGGCGACGAGCCTGTTCCGCAACCACACGTCCAACCTGGGTCTCGTCACGCAGAACATCCAGTGGCTGGTGCTGATGGGGACGTCGTTCGTCGTCGCCGCCTACCTCCAGGTCGTACGCGGGTACGACGCGATCCAGACCGGCGTGATCTTCACGGCGGCCACGGTCGGCCTGCTCGCGTCCTCCCTGGCCGCCGCCCGCCTCGCGAAGCGGCGCGCACAGCGCACGCTGATCATGACGGGCTTCGTGCTGACGACCGCCGGCATCGCCGTCCTGCTGGCCCTGGTGGGCGGCTCGCCGAATCCCTGGGCGTTCGTGCCCGGGCTGCTGCTGATCGGCCTGGGGCTCGGCGTGATGCTGACCCCGTCGGTCAACGTCGTGCAGTCGAGCTTCCCGGAGGAGCAGCAGGGCGAGATCTCCGGGCTGTCGCGCAGCGTGTCCAACCTCGGCTCGTCCCTCGGCACCGCGGTCGCCGGCACCATCCTCGTCGCCGGCCTCACCACCCACGCCTACGCCGCCGCGATGATCACACTGGCCGTCCTCGGGCTCGTCGGTCTCGCCGCGGCGGCGTTCCTTCCGCGGGGCACGGGGCCGAGCACCGTCTGA